From one Aptenodytes patagonicus chromosome 16, bAptPat1.pri.cur, whole genome shotgun sequence genomic stretch:
- the WBP2 gene encoding WW domain-binding protein 2 isoform X2: MTYDHIEITFSDIEPMPDAFKGTKKGSVFLTPYRVIFVSKGKDAMQSFVIPFYLLKDCEIKQPVFGANYIKGTVKAEAGGGWEGSAAFKMTFSAGGAIEFGQRMLQVASQVSRGEIPNGAYGYSYMPNGSYAFAPAAANGGYPYPPPPPEFYPGPPVADRDMGYMQLPPPPYPGPMEPPVSGPDLPSTPAAEAKAAEAAASAYYSPVNPHNVYMPTDQPPPPPYFPPEDKKNQ; this comes from the exons ATGACCTATGATCACATAGAAATTACCTTCAGTGATATCGAACCTATGCCAGACGCCTTCAAAGGGACCAAAAAAGGGAGTGTTTTCTTGACTCCCTACCGA gttatCTTTGTATCGAAGGGAAAGGATGCTATGCAGTCTTTCGTGATACCCTTTTATTTGTTGAAAGATTGTGAGATTAAGCAGCCTGTCTTTGGAGCAAATTATATCAAGGGTACAgtgaaagcagaggcaggag GCGGCTGGGAAGGATCCGCCGCTTTCAAGATGACCTTTTCAGCTGGGGGTGCTATCGAGTTTGGGCAGCGCATGCTGCAGGTGGCATCGCAAG TCTCCAGAGGTGAAATACCCAATGGAGCTTATGGCTATTCCTATATGCCAAATGGATCCTATGCTTTCGCACCAGCTGCAGCTAATGGGGGCTATCCATacccaccacctcctcctg AGTTTTATCCTGGCCCCCCCGTGGCGGATAGAGACATGGGTTACATGCAGCTTCCACCCCCGCCGTACCCGGGGCCCATGGAACCCCCCGTCAGCGGTCCAGACCTGCCTTCCACTCCCGCAG CTGAAGCGAAGGCTGCCGAAGCCGCTGCCAGTGCTTACTACAGCCCAGTCAACCCACATAACGTCTATATGCCCACG GACCAGCCACCCCCTCCTCCATACTTCCCACCAGAGGACAAGAAAAACCAATAA
- the WBP2 gene encoding WW domain-binding protein 2 isoform X1, producing the protein MALNRNHSEGGGVIVNNSENVLMTYDHIEITFSDIEPMPDAFKGTKKGSVFLTPYRVIFVSKGKDAMQSFVIPFYLLKDCEIKQPVFGANYIKGTVKAEAGGGWEGSAAFKMTFSAGGAIEFGQRMLQVASQVSRGEIPNGAYGYSYMPNGSYAFAPAAANGGYPYPPPPPEFYPGPPVADRDMGYMQLPPPPYPGPMEPPVSGPDLPSTPAAEAKAAEAAASAYYSPVNPHNVYMPTDQPPPPPYFPPEDKKNQ; encoded by the exons atggCGCTGAACAGGAACCACTCGGAGGGCGGCGGCGTCATCGTTAACAACAGTGAGAA CGTTTTGATGACCTATGATCACATAGAAATTACCTTCAGTGATATCGAACCTATGCCAGACGCCTTCAAAGGGACCAAAAAAGGGAGTGTTTTCTTGACTCCCTACCGA gttatCTTTGTATCGAAGGGAAAGGATGCTATGCAGTCTTTCGTGATACCCTTTTATTTGTTGAAAGATTGTGAGATTAAGCAGCCTGTCTTTGGAGCAAATTATATCAAGGGTACAgtgaaagcagaggcaggag GCGGCTGGGAAGGATCCGCCGCTTTCAAGATGACCTTTTCAGCTGGGGGTGCTATCGAGTTTGGGCAGCGCATGCTGCAGGTGGCATCGCAAG TCTCCAGAGGTGAAATACCCAATGGAGCTTATGGCTATTCCTATATGCCAAATGGATCCTATGCTTTCGCACCAGCTGCAGCTAATGGGGGCTATCCATacccaccacctcctcctg AGTTTTATCCTGGCCCCCCCGTGGCGGATAGAGACATGGGTTACATGCAGCTTCCACCCCCGCCGTACCCGGGGCCCATGGAACCCCCCGTCAGCGGTCCAGACCTGCCTTCCACTCCCGCAG CTGAAGCGAAGGCTGCCGAAGCCGCTGCCAGTGCTTACTACAGCCCAGTCAACCCACATAACGTCTATATGCCCACG GACCAGCCACCCCCTCCTCCATACTTCCCACCAGAGGACAAGAAAAACCAATAA